Proteins from a single region of Hordeum vulgare subsp. vulgare chromosome 6H, MorexV3_pseudomolecules_assembly, whole genome shotgun sequence:
- the LOC123405851 gene encoding uncharacterized protein LOC123405851, with product GETAEATTEATAAAAAGEDPGVKGGGSNTDHACGGSARGEIGAILLDDREPFAEIGKSSCETQVIFRTTALIRTWSLLTPVAVREPMVTGCVRWKMVAQGIFNRFGWRHINRIGV from the exons ggggagactgcTGAGGCGACAACAGAGGCGACGGCAGCCGCTGCGGCGGGTGAGGACCCTGGCGTGAAGGGCGGGGGGTCTAACACCGACCATGCGTGCGGCGGATCTGCCCGTGGTGAGATCGGCGCGATTCTTCTCGACGACAGGGAGCCTTTCGCGGAGATCGGGAAGTCGTCGTGTGAGACCCAA GTTATCTTCAGAACTACCGCACTGATCCGTACATGGTCGTTACTAACTCCTGTGGCAGTcagggagcctatggttactgggtgtgtccgttggaagatggtagcacagggtatcttcaaccggtttggatggcggcatATTAATAGAATAGGTGTTTAG
- the LOC123404222 gene encoding probable LRR receptor-like serine/threonine-protein kinase At3g47570 → MLHVLMLLLLPYVFQSASVRALNNRTDVDSLLAFKASISNRHSILAAWNASTSFCQWPGVSCSLKHTQRVTVLNLSSEGLGGTIGPSIGNLSFLRILDLRWNNLEGEIPSTIGHLSRLRHLDLSNNSLHGNVNIELKNCTSLERISIGANHLTGEIPTWLGDLSSLKVIDMSKNNFTGIIPSSLTNLSALQFIYLYRNQLEGPIPEGLGRLSSLVVIDLGQNRLSGTIPIALLNISSLKGLGVALNDLGGKLPSDFGDNLPNLEKLLLGGNHFTGNLPASLGNSTEIFQLDVSYNNFTGRLPPDIGMLCPDFLNLANNHFMATTMQGWEFMTLLTNCTHLRVFNLQFNRLGGVLPSSVANLSAQLQALYVGGNEISGKIPFGIGNLVGLNQLQLAGNQFTGALPDTMGRLNKLQFLQLQKNLLTGFMPSSLGNLTRLLRLNTDQNAFEGHLPASLGSLREIIIATFSNNKLTGPLPKEIFNLSSLSVVLDLSSNYFVGPLPPEVGGLTNLARLYLSQNNLSGPLPNALSNCKSLTELRLDDNSFDSSIPSSISNMRGLMLLNLTKNTLSGLIPWDLGLMSGLEELYLAHNNLSGHIPESLENVASLHQLDLSFNHLDGKVPSRGVFGNASEFSFGGNLGLCGGISELHLPPCQPKSVGHGLSKRHLTITLVTAIAGIILCLSLMLVFYIMRKKSKARSITTGGFQLIDECYPRVTYAELVQGTNGFAVDNLLGRGRYGSVYRCCLQLKNMMTTVAVKVFDLQQSGSSRSFLAECEALSKIRHRNLISLITCCSSSDSNQNDFKAIVFEFMPNGSLDWWLHMDAHASHQLQGLTLMRRLNIAVDIADALDYLHNNCEPPIIHCDLKPSNILLNEDLVAHIGDFGLAKILPQPAGEELINSKGSVGIRGTIGYVAPEYGEGGQVSSCGDVYSFGTVILELFTGMAPTHDMFRDGLTLQKHVENAFPGMLTQIVDPVLLSTEEANANSLQDGSNTMEHGSNAIFSVMKVALSCSKHAPTERMCIRDAAAGIHRIRDNYVKIRQNDEVVTAAYTTRHFAETSRAAP, encoded by the exons ATGTTACATGTTCTTATGTTGCTTCTCTTGCCATATGTATTTCAATCGGCTTCAGTGAGAGCACTCAACAATAGGACTGATGTGGATTCCTTGTTGGCGTTCAAGGCAAGCATAAGCAACCGGCACAGTATCCTAGCTGCATGGAACGCCAGTACTAGTTTCTGCCAGTGGCCAGGCGTCAGTTGCAGCCTTAAGCACACGCAAAGGGTCACCGTGCTTAACCTCTCTTCGGAGGGCCTTGGTGGCACAATTGGACCTTCCATTGGGAACCTCTCCTTCTTGAGAATTCTAGACCTCAGGTGGAACAATTTGGAAGGTGAAATACCTTCAACAATTGGTCATCTGTCCCGCCTACGACATCTTGATTTGTCCAACAACTCGCTTCATGGTAATGTAAACATTGAACTGAAGAATTGCACCAGCCTAGAAAGAATCAGCATTGGCGCAAACCATTTGACTGGAGAAATCCCTACTTGGCTTGGAGACTTGTCAAGCCTCAAGGTCATAGATATGAGCAAAAACAACTTCACTGGAATAATCCCGTCATCACTTACCAATCTCTCAGCATTGCAATTTATCTATTTGTATAGAAACCAACTCGAGGGCCCCATCCCTGAGGGCCTAGGCAGGCTCAGTAGCCTTGTCGTGATAGACCTGGGGCAAAATCGCCTCTCAGGCACCATCCCAATAGCTCTTTTGAACATTTCCTCTCTAAAAGGCTTGGGCGTGGCACTAAATGATTTGGGCGGTAAACTACCCTCAGACTTTGGGGATAACCTCCCAAATCTTGAGAAACTACTCCTCGGTGGTAACCACTTTACCGGGAACCTTCCAGCTTCTCTTGGCAACTCAACTGAGATATTTCAACTAGATGTCTCCTACAATAACTTCACTGGAAGATTGCCTCCAGATATTGGAATGCTCTGCCCAGACTTCCTCAATCTTGCAAACAATCACTTCATGGCAACCACAATGCAGGGATGGGAGTTTATGACATTGTTGACAAACTGCACACACCTCCGAGTATTTAACCTCCAATTCAACAGGCTAGGTGGCGTGCTGCCTAGCTCAGTTGCCAACCTATCTGCGCAACTACAAGCGCTATATGTTGGAGGCAATGAGATTTCTGGAAAGATACCATTTGGTATAGGCAATCTTGTTGGGCTAAATCAATTGCAGCTAGCCGGTAACCAATTTACTGGTGCCTTGCCTGACACCATGGGAAGGCTAAATAAACTACAATTCCTGCAGTTGCAGAAGAACCTACTGACGGGGTTCATGCCATCCTCTCTTGGGAACTTGACGCGACTACTAAGGTTGAACACAGATCAAAACGCATTTGAGGGCCATCTTCCAGCAAGTCTCGGGAGCCTAAGAGAGATAATCATAGCAACATTTTCGAACAATAAGCTCACAGGTCCATTGCCTAAAGAGATCTTTAACCTATCGTCCCTGTCAGTCGTCCTAGATTTGTCAAGCAATTACTTTGTAGGTCCCCTTCCACCTGAAGTAGGTGGCTTGACCAATCTTGCACGCCTATACTTATCGCAGAACAACTTGTCAGGGCCCCTCCCTAATGCACTCAGCAACTGCAAAAGCTTGACAGAACTCAGGCTGGACGACAACTCCTTTGATAGTAGCATTCCCTCATCTATCAGCAACATGCGAGGCCTGATGTTGCTAAATCTTACAAAGAACACACTTTCAGGTTTGATTCCTTGGGATTTAGGGCTAATGAGCGGCCTTGAAGAGTTATACCTAGCACACAACAACTTGTCTGGTCATATCCCAGAAAGCTTGGAAAATGTGGCATCATTGCACCAGTTAGACCTGTCCTTCAACCATTTGGATGGCAAGGTTCCATCACGAGGAGTGTTCGGAAATGCATCTGAGTTTTCGTTTGGTGGAAATTTGGGGCTTTGTGGtggtatatcagagttacatttgCCCCCATGCCAGCCAAAATCAGTGGGACATGGCTTGAGCAAACGGCATTTGACTATCACTCTAGTTACTGCAATTGCTGGCATAATTCTGTGTTTGAGTTTAATGCTTGTTTTCTACATAATGAGAAAGAAATCAAAAGCTCGGTCTATAACCACGGGAGGATTCCAATTGATAGATGAGTGTTATCCTAGAGTTACTTATGCTGAATTGGTCCAAGGAACAAATGGCTTTGCAGTAGACAATTTGCTTGGTAGAGGAAGGTATGGATCGGTGTATAGGTGTTGTTTGCAGCTCAAAAATATGATGACCACAGTAGCTGTAAAGGTTTTTGATCTTCAACAGTCTGGCTCTTCCAGAAGTTTCCTAGCTGAGTGTGAGGCACTTAGTAAGATCCGCCACCGCAATTTGATCAGTCTCATAACTTGCTGTTCAAGTTCTGACTCGAACCAAAACGACTTCAAAGCCATTGTGTTCGAGTTCATGCCTAATGGGAGCCTAGATTGGTGGTTACACATGGATGCACATGCATCACACCAACTGCAAGGCTTGACATTGATGCGGAGACTAAATATTGCAGTTGATATTGCTGATGCACTAGATTATTTGCACAACAACTGTGAACCACCAATAATTCATTGTGACTTGAAGCCAAGCAACATTCTTCTCAACGAAGATTTAGTTGCTCACATTGGGGACTTTGGCCTTGCAAAGATTCTTCCTCAACCAGCAGGTGAGGAGCTGATCAATTCAAAAGGCTCGGTTGGAATAAGGGGGACAATTGGATACGTTGCTCCAG AATATGGCGAAGGTGGTCAAGTTTCTTCATGTGGAGATGTATACAGCTTCGGAACTGTCATCCTCGAGTTGTTTACAGGCATGGCACCTACTCATGACATGTTCAGAGATGGGTTGACCCTGCAGAAACATGTCGAGAATGCATTTCCAGGGATGCTAACGCAGATTGTTGACCCAGTTCTACTGTCCACTGAAGAGGCCAATGCTAATAGTTTGCAGGATGGAAGCAACACAATGGAACATGGCAGCAATGCCATATTCTCCGTCATGAAGGTAGCGCTATCATGCAGCAAGCATGCACCGACAGAGAGAATGTGCATCAGAGATGCTGCTGCCGGAATTCACAGGATAAGGGATAACTATGTTAAAATAAGACAAAATGACGAAGTTGTTACAGCTGCATATACCACAAGGCATTTTGCTGAAACATCCAGGGCAGCCCCTTGA